The genome window GTTGGAGAATGTATAAGAGAGttatgaaagacagaggcagctgaGTCCAGGGGAGACTGCTCAGGTGAACTTCCCAAGTGGAAAGGATCATCTGTGGAAGTCATGACAGCGAAGGAGTTGAAGTCGGGTGAGGAGACATGGGAGAAAATAGCAAAAGATGATTAgtgtgacaaaaagaaaatgaagctcaaatAAGGTTTTTTTGCTATGAGACAAAAAGCCCTTTTCCAGTCCAAGGgtttaaatcaatcattaaaggagagagggaccttttaaagtgctaacctgagtaggtcagaacccaagaaatattttgtgataatctggaacatcaagatggctgcactttatgtcagggctagactcaaggtgggtacagccttgtttttcttgcctcCACATTATAAACATCCTGAGATGATCCTTTTACTTGAGAAGTAGTTAGAAAACATTATGGAAATCTATTGTTCTTGAggttaaaaattcagaaaaacatcCAATTAAATATAATTGACATTCTGTAAGGTCTAAATGACCTTAATTAAGGTCAtccaattaaatatatatatgtatatatataatatttgacaTTCTGTAAGGtctagatgaaagaaaataatcagaaacacTTAATGTCTTGGGTGAGAATTTTCTTAACAAAACTCCCTTGTCAGGGAttgccttattattattattattattattattattattcagagtATAAGCTTGCTGCATcatagtaaataaattttaataaagatctTTACAACCTATATTCACCCAGAAACTTGGTATCAAAACAGATAATTAAATAGATGGCTAAATCACCACGGGGGTATCAGATGCTATCTCTGGAGAGTCAGTGGTCTGagtgaggcacagagacagaTGCAGTCCTCTCCCTGCTGAGGGGTATCTCCCATGTGTTCCCATGCATTCCTGACACAAACCAGTGAAAAGGATTTACTgacatctttcttcctttttgaggttctctctgaagaaaaagaatacaagttAATTAAGCCTAAAGTTTTCAAATGATGCTGTGGTATATCTGGTAATTATACAAGACATCATTATATTCCCCTAAAAATAAAGTTCCGTTAGATACCTTTCCACACAGTGTCTCCTGCTCAAGTCTTTCTACTCAGAGATCTGGAATAAAAAAACAGTGTAACTGTAGGAAAGGCATTTTCATTATTCTCATAATGCTTGATTATCTCCTTTTATTACAGTGGCTTTTTAGGACTTTATGTCTGGGGACATAATGGTGTTTAAATGATGCATCatggaaaatacaaaactaataataatatatatatatatgcagctGTTTCTCCCCATTTATGGAGTTTTAAACTTATTATTAAAGCATAATACAcatattaaaaatgcatacatCATACATTTTTACACCTCAAACACAACTATGTAATTAGAATATAGATTAAACAGCTatgacaataacaaaaataaaacattatcagGACACCAGAAGAATCCTTCATGCttctatctcacacacacacacacacacacacacacacacaaacacacacacagatatgcaTGTACATGGATAACTCCTACACTGCTTTCTAATAGCATAAATTGTTTTCACCTATTTTTTGTTACTTCATATAAAGAAATACTGTAGATGTtattttttgtctggcttctttcagttattATGTTGTTATAGGTAGCTCTAGAATTCTCATTCTTATGTCTGTGTACAATGTCATTTTGTGAATATACCACTAATTAGTTATTCATTGTGTTAACATCAAATGTTAGAATTGATTTGAATTTGTAGGTTTTGTGATTGGTGGTATTATAAACATTCCATTCCATCTGACATTTGGATGAACATATAACTTTTacattttggggtttttaaaaaataataaaacttggaTTTTTGTCATGTATTTATGAAAGAgaatcatttataatttatttttaaatgtcctaatatatataaacatttcctGAAAATGGTAATTAAAGACAGATCATTCCATATCCTTCACAACCACAGGAATATTTAATCTAGATTGGCTTAATCTTGAATGTATTTCTGTTGGGTATATTCAttgttgaatgaaataaagaacatttttgtgtgtttaatggccatttaggtattttttttgaaacatgATTGTTAGCATCTTTTGTCATCTTTGCATTGTATTTCATGTCAACTATTAATAGATTTTCAAGAGTTACCTTTATATTTTGCACATGAATCCCTTTCAGCTCTCTGtctgattctgtaggtctgaTAAAGGCATCCTCTCCCAATATGAAAGTTTCCTTTCCACAGTATTAATTTTGATAAGCAGAATTTCCATATAAAACTCAATCATTTTAAATCTTAGACACCTGTTGTTTTGTGTGTTCTGTTTAAAATGTTGTACATATTTCTATATCACAAAGATGTCCCACTATGATCTCCTttcaaatgtttgttgtttttcactTATAGATTGTTAATCCAAGTAGAATTGATTTTGTATAGGTCCTGGGTATGTGTccagattcttcttctttttttttttttcctcaaaatagtATATTAATTACCTAATAGCATTTATTGTAAagatcattctttcttttttcaggaaaTATTGATGACAATATATATGTGGATCTCTTTCTGAAGTCaccattctattccattgatcaaTTAGTCTGATTTCTGGAaaatggtttccttctttttttttttattggagtgcagttgacacacaatgttacattagtttcagatgcacaaCATAATGAatcaatatatttatagtttatgTTATGCTCAATGCAAGTGTAGCTGCCACCTGCCACCATTCAATGCTATTAAAATACAATCAGCTATATTTCCTACTCTGTGGCTTTTGTTCCTTTAACTCACTCATTCCaaaactggaagtctgtatcttCCACTCCTCCTCAcccattttttctcatttctgtactcccctcccctctggcaaccattagtttgttctcagTATTCATgggttcatttctgctttttgtttaattgtttcattttctatattccatatataagtgaattcatgtagtatttgtatttctttgtttcactttCCATAATACGATCTATgtcatccatattgtcacaaatggcaagaactCATTCTTTTATATAGTTGAGTAATActtcacacatatatatgtagatatatatattctacatttttaaaaatatttttatttatttgacagagagagagagaccacaagtaggcagagaggcagacagagagacagtaggaagaaggctccctgctgaacagagagcctgatgtgaggtttgatcccaggaccttgagatcatgacctgacccaaaggcagaggcttaacccacagaatcacccaggcgcccctatattccgcatttttatccattcttctatcagTGGCTATTTAGGCTGCTTCTCTATCTAGGCTACTGTAAATAATCTTTCAAGGAACAtaaaggtgcatatatctttttgaattcatattttcatgttctgtgggaaaatacccagtagtgaaattactggatcatatggtatttctatctttaatttttaaaggaaactccatactgtttcaaCAGTGGTTATGCCACTTGCAGCAATGTTTTCTTAagtactatagctttgtaataggtCATGAAATCTGGTGGTGTAACTTTTGCAAATTTATACTTTCTCCAAgactgtttttaactttttgggatTTCGCCTTTCCTACTAGATTTTACAATCAACTTCCATCATcctgaaagacagaaaaacaaagaaggaatgaagaaaggaagaattatttacaaaaaaaattaagaaaatttaaaaaataattttaaaaacaatctagGTTTATTAAAGGATTGCTATCTGTTTTAGAATatgtctgtgttctttcttctaaGATATTCTGGATCCTTTTGTATGGTATATGCCACAGTATGTCTTCCTTTATATCAGCAATGTTTTGATAGTTTCTAAGACGAAAATCATGCAAATCCTTCATTACAATTTTCCCTAAGTATTATACAGTTTTTATTTCCAGTATAATAGATAgcttaatattaaatttttgcCTGGCTTTTGCTAGCatataggaaaaacaaacaaacaaacaaacaacactgATCTTTCATATGCTGAACTTACCTACACCAATCTTACAAAAGCCACTTACTCTTTTTAATGGTTCAGCATGAAgagttgttttgaatttttaatgtacACAATTAGGCCTTCTGAAAATCACCACACTTCTATTTCTGCCTTCCCAAGTATATACAGGTATACAAATTATCACTTACAAGAATCTGAGCTGCCAATCCACAAGTagataaaattaaagtattattaaGGCAGAAATTCTTGATTAATCATTGATGTGTATATTCCCTCCATAAAAAAGCAGTAAGCACCATCTTCCCTATGCCATATGTCAGTGGGATgggcatatttatttaatattaaatacaaaatgtcttttaaaaaatattatctaagcagagatgtattttaaacaaaataaaacttgtcTTTGATTGTCACCCAAGTACTTGGCAATGTGAGAGTTAGTCTCTTACTGAAGCATTTACTCTTACTCTTTCCTCTTACTCTTTACCTCTTACTGAAACCAAAGTTGATAGCAGAAGGATGATCACTGCTGAAACACCTATAagttgaaaacaggaaaaaatattcctaGTTTTCTATGACTCTTACACATTACTGCTTCCTAAGCCCTGTGACATAGAGACAGTAGTCTAtaacttaatttattatttacatagaCTTTAGTGAATTCTATATAAGTAGTTTGTGCCACTTTTTCCATATCCTATGCAGGGCACATTTTACCTCTTTGTTCCTCAAGCTGTAGATCATGGGATTCAGCATAGGTATAATCAAAGTGTAAAATACAGAGGCAATTTTATCTGTATCAAAGGAATGATTGGATTGGGGCTGCAGATACATGAAGAATAGAGTGGTGTATAATACAAGAGCCACTGTCAGGTGAGATCCACAGGTGGAGAAGGTCTTGTGCCTGCCCTCTGCAGAGTTCATCCTAACAATGGCCATTAGGATGAGGATGTAGGACACAAGAACTATCAGAAGAGATGAAGCCAAATTAAATGCTGAAAAGATCAGTATTATCAACTCAATATCACGTGAGCTTGAGCAAAGCAAAGTTAACAAGGGAAGACTATCACAGTAAAAATGTCTAATGACATTATGGCCACAGAAGGATGATGTGAAAATCTTTTCGGTGACtatcacagaaagaaaagcaCTGTAGACATAAGGGATGATTACCAGCACCCAGCACACCCTTTGTGACATAGCAATTGTGTAGAGCAGAGGattacagatggccacatagcggtcataggccattgCTGACAGAATGAAAAGCTCACTGATGATGAACAAGATGAAGAAAGACAGCTGTATAGCACACCAATTGTAGGGGATTGTATTTTGGTTAGTTACAAAATTTACCAGCATTTTGGGTCCCACAGCAGTTGAATAACCAAGATCAATGAAAGCCAGGTGtctgaggaagaagtacatgggtgttTGGAGCCTGGAATCCATGTTGCTAAGGATGATCATGCCCAGGTTGCCCACCACGGAGACGGTGTAGATGATGAGGAAGAGCCCAAAGAAGGGAGCCTGCAGCTCTGGACGGTCCGTGATTCCCATTAGGATGAATTCTGTTATCACtgttagattttgtttgttcatccAGGCTGTTAAGGAGAATTGCTGTGGGAACAACCATCACAAGAGTCATTGGGTTTCAGGAGACAACGTCTGTTGACATTTTAGGAGCCAAAGCCATTGTGGTTaagataaatacaattttttagatgggttaatttaaaataagactcACCTCCATCACTGAACATGGAAGTAATAGTATTCCCATTCCACTACCCATTTTTAATGCATGCTTGTTCCACTATGCTTTTATgagtttaaatattatttaatgattttttatgaTGATGCACAATTTAGCTACTATGCAGACATTTCCAACATGCCCACTCTAATGTACAtaaacaaatgttattttttctatGAGAATGTATCTGAGTATTTAGCACTTTGTTAtggaatttttcagtttttgatctGTGATATGTTGTACACCAGTAAGGCCTGCTTCGACAAGTTATTCAATATGGAAAAGAAGAATTATCTAACATTCCTACCTTTGCTTTGACCTTAGCACTAATATCTCTGAAATGAAACGTTTAATTGTGTGGTTGTATTTTCTAGCACATCTTAAGACaagtaaaaattattagaatgTATTTACTCATATACCACCTAAAATCATCCAGTAAACTCTATAAATACACTTAAGCAAGAAAGAGAACTATCACTCTAAATTAAGGGATcctatttcaaatgttttaggTGCTGGCAAATAATACTGCATGAAGTACATGAATGAAAGAGTAATAGGGAGTGAAGAGAAGGAGATATGGCGTGATTCATTGTAAGtacttaattttattcatttaaatgacAAGCAAGGCAAATGATTATGTGGTCTAAATAAAGCCCACTGGATACAGCACAGAGACAAATGGAGTACATttactatattttacttttattattattcttaacaCTTTGTGTCAATCAAGTCTACATAAATGTTCTGtgtcaatacattttatttcaggtTTGCACCTTATAGATCTCTACTTTTCTAACTCCTTTCtccttcagattgtttttaaacACAGGTGCTTCCAAactttcatagaaaataaaaatcagggatgcctgtggctccgttggttaaacagctgcttttactcaggtcatgatcctagggtcctgggatcaagtcccacatcaggctccttgctcagcaggaagcttgcttctccctctgcctgctgcttcccttgcttgtgctctctctctgacaaataaataaataaaatcttttaaaaaagcactcaTATTATTTTACTAACTACTCCAGATTGAAAAAATGTGAACCCCACTGCAACTCATCCTTAGAAGATaaaatcatgatttaaaaaagaaagatacaataATAAAAGAGACACAGAACAATTTCAGGCTTATAAGttcattatatatagatatagatgatatagatatagatatagatatatatctgctttttctcatatatataccataaacaatattaaaatgtcaTTGATATTAAATTTAATAGAATATAAGAACTACAGGACAGTTGTTTAAGCTGTGTTGATCACTTATTTGTCTGGGTggtttaattttggaaaattataattAGAATTCATATTACCACAATGAGTTAGAAACACAGTTGAGCATTTGAATAGATGAAGAATTAATACTAATTAGAATggacaaaagcaataaaaattaagacTAAAAGGGAAATGCCATAGTGATAGAATATCTAATAAAAACTACACTGTACCTactcttaaaaagtaaaagttaacaATTTTGAGGGAAATATTATAGAAATCCTAAACAAACTGGCAGAAATACTATGTTCCCAAATACTACATTTAGTgttataaaaatgtcaatttgCTAAAATTAGTCATATTTGTACAATGCTTTTATGATCAAAATCTCACTAAGAGAATGTGTAGAAGGTGACAGtgattaaaaatgtatcttaaaaaaatgaaaattatagggTGCCTGTGCAGCGTTCTTCTGACACTCTGGAGTTCTTCTGAAACTCAATGGAGTAAATATTTATGTGGCCCTCTTCACACCAGTCCTGCCCAAGCACTGCCTGGAAAGAAACCAGGAAAGTGAGCATCAAACCTGACTCCTATCAGATGGAAGCAGAAACTCCAGAGCTGTACTAGGACCTGGGGGATGGGCATGGAGTCCAAGGATGTCCTCTTATGCAAATGAGAACACTCAACCTCAACTCAATATTCTATAACATTTTGTAAATAGCCTCAACTGAGATAAACAGGTTGGTCATATTGAGAATGTTGTACATGTAttaaaaggagggagaaagacagagaaggaaggaagaggaggattCTAAGTTGAGCTTGCAAAAATGCTTACTCCCACTTCACGATGTTTATTGTCTAAAATCTCAACGTAAATgtagaaataataacaaatcGAAACGAGGTCCCTTACCACCTTCAAAGAATATACTCATAGTGGCAAACATATATCATTACTCCAGAAAACCTAGTTATGAAGAGAGATGATTTACATGCATGATGTACTGTACTGAGTCTGGCTTTGGTGACTATACTCATATCGGTCATTTCAGTGGAAGACAGGGATCCAAAATCATCATTGCAGCTGATGTAGTAATCAATATAATCAATGCCATCTATTCACCTTAAGTGAAGACGGTCTTCTTGTTCCTCTGTGTGATTATTAGACCTGAATGCTGTCAGAGAA of Mustela nigripes isolate SB6536 chromosome 1, MUSNIG.SB6536, whole genome shotgun sequence contains these proteins:
- the LOC132021293 gene encoding olfactory receptor 8K3-like, whose product is MNKQNLTVITEFILMGITDRPELQAPFFGLFLIIYTVSVVGNLGMIILSNMDSRLQTPMYFFLRHLAFIDLGYSTAVGPKMLVNFVTNQNTIPYNWCAIQLSFFILFIISELFILSAMAYDRYVAICNPLLYTIAMSQRVCWVLVIIPYVYSAFLSVIVTEKIFTSSFCGHNVIRHFYCDSLPLLTLLCSSSRDIELIILIFSAFNLASSLLIVLVSYILILMAIVRMNSAEGRHKTFSTCGSHLTVALVLYTTLFFMYLQPQSNHSFDTDKIASVFYTLIIPMLNPMIYSLRNKEVKCALHRIWKKWHKLLI